Proteins encoded in a region of the Vicia villosa cultivar HV-30 ecotype Madison, WI linkage group LG5, Vvil1.0, whole genome shotgun sequence genome:
- the LOC131605934 gene encoding protein FAR-RED IMPAIRED RESPONSE 1-like: MKIVDYERHQASSQVGEKYASFDIEGGSEENKRSEESTDNEIAYENEYPRPGMKFISEDQVTDYYINYARCMGFGIGKISSKNGEDGKKYFTLACSRARKYLSNSKNILKPNPISKTQCKARLNVCMSLDGTVIVSSVVLEHNHELSPTKARYFRCNKKLGPYMKRRLELNDQAGINVSRNFRSLVIEASGYENLSFGEKDCRNYIDKVRRLRLGTGDAEAIQNYFVRMQKQNSQFYYVMDVDDESRLQNVFWADARCRTAYEYFGEVITFDTTYLTNKYDMPFAPFVGVNHHGQSILLGCALLSNEDTKTFTWLFNTWLECMHGRAPNAIITDQDRAMKNAIEVVFPKARHRWCLWHLMKKIPEKLGRHSDYESLKTLLHNIVYDSLSKTDFIENWEKMIEYYNMQDNVWLKGLFDERDHWVPIYVKDTFWAGMSTTQRSESMNAFFDGYVNSKTTLKQFVEQYDNALRDKIEKENLADFGSFNATVACVSHFGFESQFHHAFTNAKFKEFQVEVASMMYCNTLFENLEGLNSIFSVTESKKVFDKVKDILFKVSFNENLFELQCTCCLFEFKGILCRHILCVLKLTGKTDSVPTHYILSRWRKDVRRKYTLIKCGFDLLVGNPDLERVNKACDAFYEVASTKIKTNDLLLKVMNWIENLKVELTCEEMPPEVREDSLVQSHVTRILDPKVARSKGRPPTQRKASKVDQIVKKKLIRKKNQNRIQKSTNNQSQEEVILCYTFLFSIYVAYMISD, encoded by the coding sequence tgggggaaaagtatgcatctTTTGATATAGAGGGAGGaagtgaagaaaataaaagatctGAAGAAAGTACTGATAATGAAATTGCTTATGAAAATGAATATCCTCGACCTGGCATGAAATTTATCTCTGAAGATCAAGTTACTGATTATTACATAAATTATGCTCGTTGTATGGGTTTTGGAATTGGTAAAATTAGTTCAAAAAACGGAGAGGATGGGAAAAAATATTTTACCCTAGCATGTAGTCGTGCAAGAAAGTATTTGAgtaattcaaagaatattttgaAGCCGAATCCTATTTCCAAAACACAGTGTAAGGCTAGGTTAAATGTTTGCATGTCTTTAGATGGAACGGTTATAGTTTCAAGTGTGGTTCTAGAGCATAATCATGAACTAAGTCCAACAAAAGCTCGATATTTTAGATGCAACAAGAAATTGGGGCCTTACATGAAAAGGAGGTTAGAACTTAATGATCAAGCTGGGATTAATGTAAGCAGAAACTTTCGATCTTTGGTGATTGAAGCAAGTGGatatgagaatctttctttcggAGAAAAAGATTGTAGAAACTATATAGATAAAGTAAGGAGACTACGACTTGGAACAGGAGACGCCGAAGctattcaaaattattttgttaGAATGCAAAAACAAAATAGTCAATTTTACTATGTAATGGATGTGGATGATGAAAGTCGTTTGCAAAATGTATTTTGGGCCGATGCGAGATGTAGAACTGCCTATGAATATTTCGGTGAAGTCATAACTTTTGACACCACTTATTTGACAAATAAATATGACATGCCTTTTGCCCCTTTTGTTGGAGTTAATCATCATGGTCAATCAATTTTGTTGGGTTGTGCTCTATTGTCAAACGAGGATACTAAAACTTTTACTTGGCTGTTTAACACATGGTTAGAATGTATGCATGGACGTGCACCAAATGCTATAATTACTGATCAAGATAGAGCAATGAAAAATGCAATTGAGGTTGTCTTTCCGAAAGCTCGTCATCGTTGGTGTTTATGGCATTTAATGAAAAAGATTCCAGAAAAGTTAGGTAGGCACTCTGATTATGAGTCTCTCAAAACACTTTTGCACAACATTGTGTATGACTCTTTGAGTAAGACTGATTTTATAGAGAACTGGGAAAAAATGATTGAATATTATAATATGCAAGATAATGTATGGTTGAAAGGGTTGTTTGATGAACGAGATCATTGGGTTCCAATTTATGTAAAAGACACATTTTGGGCTGGAATGTCGACTACACAACGAAGTGAAAGTATGAACGCATTTTTTGATGGATATGTAAACTCAAAGACAACATTGAAGCAATTTGTCGAACAGTATGATAATGCATTGAGagataaaattgaaaaggaaaaccTGGCAGACTTTGGTTCATTCAATGCAACAGTTGCTTGTGTAAGTCATTTTGGTTTTGAGTCACAATTCCACCATGCATTTACAAATGCAAAATTTAAAGAATTTCAAGTTGAGGTTGCTTCTATGATGTATTGCAATACTCTCTTTGAAAATTTGGAGGGATTGAATTCAATATTTTCTGTTACCGAAAGTAAGAAAGTATTTGACAAAGTAAAGGACATACTGTTCAAAGTGTCTTTCAATGAGAATCTTTTTGAATTACAATGTACTTGTTGCTTGTTTGAGTTCAAAGGTATTTTATGTAGACACATTCTTTGTGTGCTTAAGCTCACTGGTAAAACAGATTCAGTGCCAACTCACTATATTTTGTCACGGTGGAGGAAAGACGTAAGGAGAAAATATACACTTATTAAATGCGGCTTTGATCTATTAGTTGGAAATCCAGATCTTGAACGTGTTAATAAAGCTTGTGATGCTTTTTATGAAGTTGCTTCTACAAAGATAAAGACTAATGATTTACTGTTGAAAGTGATGAATTGGATTGAGAACTTGAAGGTTGAGTTAACATGTGAAGAAATGCCTCCTGAAGTTAGGGAAGATAGTTTAGTTCAAAGTCATGTAACTAGAATTCTTGACCCTAAGGTGGCTCGAAGTAAAGGGCGTCCTCCTACACAAAGAAAAGCTTCTAAAGTTGATCAAATTGTAAAGAAGAAACTTATCAGAAAGAAAAATCAGAATAGAATTCAGAAGAGTACAAATAATCAAAGTCAAGAAGAGGTTATTTTGTGTTACACCTTTTTATTTTCCATATATGTGGCATATATGATATCTGActaa